Proteins encoded together in one Juglans regia cultivar Chandler chromosome 9, Walnut 2.0, whole genome shotgun sequence window:
- the LOC108994530 gene encoding poly(A)-specific ribonuclease PARN isoform X1: protein MKYKHHRARMALSRALSLPFSTTSTTTQPPQSAPFHLKHVTKSNFASALADLRRLVRSADFVAIDLEMTGVTSAPWRDSFEFDRSDVRYLKVKDSAEKFAVIQFGVCPFSWDPSNHCFLSHPHNFYVFPRQELPVDGPSYEFLCQTTSIDFLARYQFDFNACIHEGISYLSRGQEDDALRRLDMAYEDELSYTWCSSKEVKDKSLNRMADVLFTERIKIRFSEWCDGLLRDRSGGFPLQWTSDNAKQQFKTIFFKMRPALNLTGFTSHQLRLIKLVINKHFKDLTYIRVNSENNCSQVLVVYTETKDDRDFIMKEVKDEHLRGEENKIKAAIGFRHVIDLLSSEKKLIVGHNCFLDIAHVYSKFLGPLPLTTEEFVSSVNKYFPHIIDTKILLNTNFLLQQRMRKPRTSLSAAFASLCPQIALSSKSTGLALQQCVQVEVQVDDLRSSNWNSGAKHEAGYDAFMTGCIFAQACSHLGIDFKLHLPSENLAHNEKLHKYINRLYLSWTNGDIIDFSTGNKITEPLGTMNFKKLYPKIMFENIILIWGFPSKLKAREIRECISKVFGPTSVTSVYHLDETAVFVQFSKAGFVSDFLVLKETLETSDSLIFVLHPLAKLLEGGNTCAATYEIYKEICSSPISKVLFADQAEAVGIKSKTEVVETKVAVQSQEQGNFSKENEVNNVPKSAEKSKQGTVHNVKEVILSGHYKITDSLYTAEGNQI, encoded by the exons CCTTTCTCCACCACCTCAACCACTACCCAACCGCCGCAATCCGCCCCCTTCCATCTCAAGCATGTCACCAAGTCCAACTTCGCCTCGGCCCTGGCCGACCTTCGCCGCCTTGTCCGATCCGCCGACTTCGTCGCCATCGACCTCGAGATGACTGGCGTCACTAGTGCCCCCTGGCGTGATTCCTTCGAGTTTGACCGCTCCGACGTGCGGTATCTCAAAGTTAAGGACTCCGCCGAGAAGTTCGCCGTCATCCAGTTCGGCGTCTGCCCTTTCAGCTGGGACCCTTCCAATCACTGCTTCCTTTCTCATCC GCACAATTTCTATGTGTTTCCTCGTCAGGAGCTTCCGGTAGATGGCCCCTCTTACGAGTTCCTCTGCCAGACGACATCAATTGATTTCTTAGCTAGATACCAGTTTGATTTTAATGCATGCATACACGAAG GAATATCTTATTTATCCAGAGGACAAGAAGACGATGCATTGAGACGACTAGATATGGCATACGAGGATGAGTTATCATATACATGGTGCAGCTCGAAAGAAGTTAAAGACAAATCGTTAAACCGCATGGCTGATGTTCTGTTCACTGAGCGAATCAAGATCAGGTTCAGTGAATGGTGTGATGGGTTGTTACGGGATAGAAGTGGGGGGTTCCCACTTCAGTGGACCTCAGATAACGCAAAGCAACAATTTAAAACCATTTTCTTTAAGATGCGTCCAGCTCTTAATCTGACCGGGTTTACTTCTCATCAGCTTAGACTAATTAAATTG GTCATTAACAAGCACTTCAAAGATCTTACTTACATTCGTGTGAATAGTGAAAACAACTGTTCACAGGTGCTGGTAGTGTATACAGAAACCAAGGATGATAGGGACTTCATTATG AAAGAGGTAAAAGATGAGCATCTCCGAGgagaagagaataaaatcaaagCTGCAATTGGGTTTCGTCATGTCATTGACCTCCTTTCCTCAGAGAAGAAGTTGATTGTTGGGCACAATTGCTTTCTGG ATATTGCACATGTATACAGCAAATTCTTAGGTCCTCTTCCTTTGACTACTGAAGAATTTGTCTCCTCTGTTAATAAGTACTTTCCTCACATTATTGACACAAAAATACTCTTGAATACCAATTTTTTACTCCAACAACGGATGAGAAAGCCCAGGACATCGCTATCCGCAGCTTTTGCCTCTTTGTGTCCACAAATTGCTCTTAGTTCTAAAAGCACAGGGCTGGCTTTACAACAATGTGTGCAGGTGGAGGTTCAAGTGGATGATTTGAG GTCATCCAACTGGAACTCTGGAGCCAAGCATGAAGCTGGTTATGATGCTTTTATGACAGGATGTATCTTTGCCCAGGCATGCAGTCATCTAGGCATTGATTTTAAACTCCATTTGCCCTCTGAAAATTTAGCTCATAATGAAAAGCTCCATAAATATATCAACCGTCTGTATCTCAGTTGGACCAATGGAGACATTATTGATTTTAGTACTGGAAACAAGATTACAGAGCCTTTGGGAACCATGAACTTCAAAAAGCTGTACCCCAAGATTATGTTTGAGAACATCATTTTAATCTGGGGATTCCCATCCAAGCTCAAGGCAAGGGAGATAAGAGAATGCATCTCTAAAGTCTTCGGCCCAACTTCTGTGACTTCTGTCTATCACTTGGATGAGACTGCAGTGTTTGTTCAGTTCAGCAAAGCAGGGTTTGTCTCTGACTTTCTGGTTCTGAAGGAAACTTTGGAGACAAGTGATAGTCTAATCTTCGTTTTGCATCCTCTTGCAAAGCTGTTGGAAGGTGGAAACACTTGTGCTGCTACTTATGAAATCTATAAAGAGATTTGCAGCTCACCCATTTCGAAAGTCTTGTTTGCGGATCAGGCAGAGGCGGTTGGTATTAAATCAAAGACTGAAGTGGTAGAAACGAAAGTAGCAGTACAGAGCCAAGAACAGGGAAATTTCagcaaagaaaatgaagtaaatAATGTTCCTAAATCGGCTGAAAAGTCCAAGCAAGGGACGGTACACAATGTGAAGGAAGTTATCTTATCTGGCCATTACAAGATCACAGATTCCTTATATACAGCTGAAGGCAATCAGATTTAG
- the LOC108994502 gene encoding nicotinamide/nicotinic acid mononucleotide adenylyltransferase isoform X1 yields MCADSPSFNPSQIKGDQSSVISVPLSIRFTESCVVLPRNLSLSLPLSAGVMDIPLPFSKLALGPSDQDDSPGTTAKEKINVALVATGSFNPPTYMHLRMFELARDALSAEGYCVIGGYMSPVNDAYKKQGLLSAEHRVQMCRLACKSSEFIMVDPWEASQSTFQRTLTILSRVKGTICESGLLPREPLKVMLVCGSDLLHSFSIPGAWIPDQVRTICSDYGVVCIRREGQDVEKIISNDEILNEYRNNIKVVDELIPNQISSTRVRDCISRGLSIKYLSADEVIDYIRQNHLYLN; encoded by the exons ATGTGCGCAGACTCACCTTCTTTTAATCCTTCACAAATAAAAG GCGATCAGTCCTCGGTCATCTCCGTCCCACTCTCGATCAGGTTCACAGAGTCCTGCGTTGTTTTACCGCGgaatctctctctgtctctccctctctctgcgG GAGTCATGGATATCCCATTGCCTTTCTCTAAACTAGCTTTAGGGCCAAGCGATCAGGACGATTCGCCAGGAACCACAGCCAA GGAGAAGATAAATGTAGCTCTAGTGGCGACCGGAAGCTTCAATCCTCCGACATATATGCATTTACGCATGTTTG AGCTGGCAAGAGATGCTTTGAGTGCAGAAGGCTATTGTGTTATTGGAGGTTATATGTCACCCGTTAATGATGCATACAAAAAACAG GGCCTTCTATCTGCTGAACATCGGGTACAGATGTGTCGTCTAGCCTGCAAAAGTTCTGAATTTATAATGGTTGATCCATGGGAG GCAAGCCAAAGTACCTTCCAACGCACTTTAACCATTTTATCTAGAGTTAAGGGTACTATATGTGAGAGTGGGCTTCTACCCAGAG AACCCCTCAAGGTTATGCTTGTCTGTGGTTCTGATCTGCTCCATTCTTTTAGCATTCCTGGAGCCTGGATCCCTGACCAG GTCAGGACCATATGCAGTGATTATGGTGTGGTCTGCATTCGCAGAGAAGGACAAgatgttgagaaaattatatccaatgatgaaattttgaatgaatACAGG AATAACATTAAGGTCGTGGATGAGCTTATACCAAATCAAATCAGCTCAACACGAGTAAG GGACTGCATTTCCAGAGGGTTGTCGATAAAATATCTTTCTGCTGACGAAGTGATTGATTATATTAGACAAAATCATTTGTACTTGAACTGA
- the LOC108994502 gene encoding nicotinamide/nicotinic acid mononucleotide adenylyltransferase isoform X2, whose protein sequence is MDIPLPFSKLALGPSDQDDSPGTTAKEKINVALVATGSFNPPTYMHLRMFELARDALSAEGYCVIGGYMSPVNDAYKKQGLLSAEHRVQMCRLACKSSEFIMVDPWEASQSTFQRTLTILSRVKGTICESGLLPREPLKVMLVCGSDLLHSFSIPGAWIPDQVRTICSDYGVVCIRREGQDVEKIISNDEILNEYRNNIKVVDELIPNQISSTRVRDCISRGLSIKYLSADEVIDYIRQNHLYLN, encoded by the exons ATGGATATCCCATTGCCTTTCTCTAAACTAGCTTTAGGGCCAAGCGATCAGGACGATTCGCCAGGAACCACAGCCAA GGAGAAGATAAATGTAGCTCTAGTGGCGACCGGAAGCTTCAATCCTCCGACATATATGCATTTACGCATGTTTG AGCTGGCAAGAGATGCTTTGAGTGCAGAAGGCTATTGTGTTATTGGAGGTTATATGTCACCCGTTAATGATGCATACAAAAAACAG GGCCTTCTATCTGCTGAACATCGGGTACAGATGTGTCGTCTAGCCTGCAAAAGTTCTGAATTTATAATGGTTGATCCATGGGAG GCAAGCCAAAGTACCTTCCAACGCACTTTAACCATTTTATCTAGAGTTAAGGGTACTATATGTGAGAGTGGGCTTCTACCCAGAG AACCCCTCAAGGTTATGCTTGTCTGTGGTTCTGATCTGCTCCATTCTTTTAGCATTCCTGGAGCCTGGATCCCTGACCAG GTCAGGACCATATGCAGTGATTATGGTGTGGTCTGCATTCGCAGAGAAGGACAAgatgttgagaaaattatatccaatgatgaaattttgaatgaatACAGG AATAACATTAAGGTCGTGGATGAGCTTATACCAAATCAAATCAGCTCAACACGAGTAAG GGACTGCATTTCCAGAGGGTTGTCGATAAAATATCTTTCTGCTGACGAAGTGATTGATTATATTAGACAAAATCATTTGTACTTGAACTGA
- the LOC108994490 gene encoding NAD-dependent protein deacetylase SRT1-like, which yields MIQPETVDDKKDEENNSDNHIVLVLRRQWLLRAVANDHFIKDKYFTCGEKLVCNECSVTVVPLILYEPMGSLGSIWMGPAYIAAVVFFLTGMGECYGPPISLKARGMQIAASDPWLLGSPQYYTSIPHSQSVTISLGYAEKLSYIEDVGKVGMAEYFDSPYILQEKIERLAMMIQKSKHLVVFTGAGISTSCGIPDFRGPKGIWTLQREGQALPEASLPFHRAMPSLTHMALVELEKAGILKFLISQNVDGLHLRSGIPREKLAELHGNSFMEACPSCGVEYLRDFELETIGLKETSRRCSDVKCGAKLKDTVLDWEDALPSKEMDPAEKHCRKADVVLCLGTSLQITPACNLPLKSLRGGGKIVIVNLQKTPKDKKASLVIHGCVDKVIAGVMDSLNLQIPPFVRIDLFHVILTQALSIDKKNVNWTLQVSSVHGHRAPLPFIKSVEVSFLDKHDYKAAILHMQPFRLKRRTMRTRSFELLLKLNFSNGCGCQSAEINIPVDFKVSTDCFNSEKDAILKKLRDTAIRDLCCGLKAVIERKATLTLKSEVTVYAIVTNIVQYNKTSKGSADSVSNSDVKRRKESVNGTGTSKKRSQGRKRKFRY from the exons ATGATACAGCCTGAAACTGTGGATGACAAGAAGGACGAAGAAAACAACAGTGACAACCATATTGTCCTCGTTCttc GGAGACAGTGGTTGTTGAGGGCTGTTGCCAACGACCATTTTATAAAGGACAAGTACTTTACATGCGGGGAAAAACTCGTCTGCAACGAGTGCTCGGTGACAGTAGTTCCACTCATTCTGTACGAACCCATGGGATCTCTTGGAAGCATTTGGATGGGTCCCGCTTACATAGCCGCCGTCGTCTTTTTCTTGACGGGGATGGGGGAGTGCTATGGACCACCCATCAGTCTAAAGGCTCGA GGAATGCAGATTGCAGCCAGTGATCCTTGGCTTCTGGGGTCTCCTCAATATTACACCAGCATACCCCAT AGTCAATCAGTGACCATTTCTCTGGGCTATGCAGAGAAGCTTTCGTACATAGAAGATGTGGGAAAAGTTGGAATGGCGGAATATTTCGACTCGCCTTACATTTTGCAAGAAAAA ATTGAACGACTGGCCATGATGATACAAAAG AGTAAGCATCTGGTAGTGTTTACAGGTGCAGGAATATCAACTTCTTGTGGTATACCTGATTTCCGAGGCCCCAAAGGAATATGGACACTTCAG CGTGAAGGTCAAGCCTTGCCTGAAGCATCATTGCCTTTTCACCGTGCAATGCCTAGCCTGACTCATATGGCATTGGTTGAACTAGAGAAGGCTGGTATTTTGAAGTTTCTTATTAGTCAG aaTGTTGATGGCCTCCATCTTCGGTCCGGGATTCCAAGGGAGAAACTTGCTGAATTGCATGGAAATTCCTTTATGGAAGCTTGCCCTTCCTGTGGAGTCGA GTACTTGCGGGACTTTGAGTTGGAAACTATTGGTTTGAAGGAGACATCAAGACGTTGTTCTGATGTAAAATGTGGAGCAAAACTTAAGGATACGGTTCTTGACTGGGAG gatGCCTTACCCTCGAAGGAGATGGATCCTGCTGAGAAGCACTGCAGGAAGGCTGATGTTGTATTATGTTTGGGGACGAG TTTGCAAATAACTCCAGCATGTAACCTTCCTCTTAAATCACTCCGTGGTGGGGGAAAGATTGTCATTGTGAATCTTCAG AAAACTCCTAAGGACAAGAAAGCAAGTTTGGTGATCCATGGGTGTGTAGATAAG GTTATTGCAGGTGTCATGGACTCACTTAACCTGCAGATTCCGCCATTTGTCAGGATTGATCTTTTCCACGTCATTCTAACTCAAGCCTTGAGTATAG ataaaaaaaatgtgaactGGACCCTCCAAGTATCAAGTGTACACGGACACAGAGCCCCACTGCCATTCATCAAATCTGTTGAG GTTTCCTTCTTGGACAAGCATGATTATAAAGCAGCTATTCTACATATGCAACCATTTCGGTTAAAAAG GAGAACCATGCGGACAAGATCATTTGAATTGCTTTTAAAACTCAACTTCAGTAATGGTTGTGGCTGTCAGTCCGCTGAAATTAATATCCCTGTTGACTTTAAG GTTTCAACTGATTGTTTTAACAGTGAGAAAGATGCCATACTTAAGAAGCTTAGAGACACAGCAATTCGTGATTTATGCTGTGGACTGAAAGCAGTTATTGAGAGGAAGGCCACCTTGACTCTGAAAAGTGAGGTTACTGTCTATGCCATTGTGACAAACATTGTTCAATACAATAAAACCTCCAAAGGTTCAGCAGATTCTGTTAGTAACAGCGATGTTAAAAGGCGAAAAGAAAGTGTAAACGGTACTGGAACATCTAAGAAGCGGTCACAAGGTCGTAAGCGCAAATTTAGATATTAG
- the LOC108994530 gene encoding poly(A)-specific ribonuclease PARN isoform X2, whose translation MHTRRGQEDDALRRLDMAYEDELSYTWCSSKEVKDKSLNRMADVLFTERIKIRFSEWCDGLLRDRSGGFPLQWTSDNAKQQFKTIFFKMRPALNLTGFTSHQLRLIKLVINKHFKDLTYIRVNSENNCSQVLVVYTETKDDRDFIMKEVKDEHLRGEENKIKAAIGFRHVIDLLSSEKKLIVGHNCFLDIAHVYSKFLGPLPLTTEEFVSSVNKYFPHIIDTKILLNTNFLLQQRMRKPRTSLSAAFASLCPQIALSSKSTGLALQQCVQVEVQVDDLRSSNWNSGAKHEAGYDAFMTGCIFAQACSHLGIDFKLHLPSENLAHNEKLHKYINRLYLSWTNGDIIDFSTGNKITEPLGTMNFKKLYPKIMFENIILIWGFPSKLKAREIRECISKVFGPTSVTSVYHLDETAVFVQFSKAGFVSDFLVLKETLETSDSLIFVLHPLAKLLEGGNTCAATYEIYKEICSSPISKVLFADQAEAVGIKSKTEVVETKVAVQSQEQGNFSKENEVNNVPKSAEKSKQGTVHNVKEVILSGHYKITDSLYTAEGNQI comes from the exons ATGCATACACGAAG AGGACAAGAAGACGATGCATTGAGACGACTAGATATGGCATACGAGGATGAGTTATCATATACATGGTGCAGCTCGAAAGAAGTTAAAGACAAATCGTTAAACCGCATGGCTGATGTTCTGTTCACTGAGCGAATCAAGATCAGGTTCAGTGAATGGTGTGATGGGTTGTTACGGGATAGAAGTGGGGGGTTCCCACTTCAGTGGACCTCAGATAACGCAAAGCAACAATTTAAAACCATTTTCTTTAAGATGCGTCCAGCTCTTAATCTGACCGGGTTTACTTCTCATCAGCTTAGACTAATTAAATTG GTCATTAACAAGCACTTCAAAGATCTTACTTACATTCGTGTGAATAGTGAAAACAACTGTTCACAGGTGCTGGTAGTGTATACAGAAACCAAGGATGATAGGGACTTCATTATG AAAGAGGTAAAAGATGAGCATCTCCGAGgagaagagaataaaatcaaagCTGCAATTGGGTTTCGTCATGTCATTGACCTCCTTTCCTCAGAGAAGAAGTTGATTGTTGGGCACAATTGCTTTCTGG ATATTGCACATGTATACAGCAAATTCTTAGGTCCTCTTCCTTTGACTACTGAAGAATTTGTCTCCTCTGTTAATAAGTACTTTCCTCACATTATTGACACAAAAATACTCTTGAATACCAATTTTTTACTCCAACAACGGATGAGAAAGCCCAGGACATCGCTATCCGCAGCTTTTGCCTCTTTGTGTCCACAAATTGCTCTTAGTTCTAAAAGCACAGGGCTGGCTTTACAACAATGTGTGCAGGTGGAGGTTCAAGTGGATGATTTGAG GTCATCCAACTGGAACTCTGGAGCCAAGCATGAAGCTGGTTATGATGCTTTTATGACAGGATGTATCTTTGCCCAGGCATGCAGTCATCTAGGCATTGATTTTAAACTCCATTTGCCCTCTGAAAATTTAGCTCATAATGAAAAGCTCCATAAATATATCAACCGTCTGTATCTCAGTTGGACCAATGGAGACATTATTGATTTTAGTACTGGAAACAAGATTACAGAGCCTTTGGGAACCATGAACTTCAAAAAGCTGTACCCCAAGATTATGTTTGAGAACATCATTTTAATCTGGGGATTCCCATCCAAGCTCAAGGCAAGGGAGATAAGAGAATGCATCTCTAAAGTCTTCGGCCCAACTTCTGTGACTTCTGTCTATCACTTGGATGAGACTGCAGTGTTTGTTCAGTTCAGCAAAGCAGGGTTTGTCTCTGACTTTCTGGTTCTGAAGGAAACTTTGGAGACAAGTGATAGTCTAATCTTCGTTTTGCATCCTCTTGCAAAGCTGTTGGAAGGTGGAAACACTTGTGCTGCTACTTATGAAATCTATAAAGAGATTTGCAGCTCACCCATTTCGAAAGTCTTGTTTGCGGATCAGGCAGAGGCGGTTGGTATTAAATCAAAGACTGAAGTGGTAGAAACGAAAGTAGCAGTACAGAGCCAAGAACAGGGAAATTTCagcaaagaaaatgaagtaaatAATGTTCCTAAATCGGCTGAAAAGTCCAAGCAAGGGACGGTACACAATGTGAAGGAAGTTATCTTATCTGGCCATTACAAGATCACAGATTCCTTATATACAGCTGAAGGCAATCAGATTTAG